In Hwangdonia lutea, a single window of DNA contains:
- a CDS encoding leucine-rich repeat domain-containing protein produces MMKNLKFMVVCFLVSAYSFANISSNEKDALIALYNSTNGSEWNSTWDLNASVDSWYGVTMENDKIVELNLPFNNLQGHLPKEIGNLVYLKKLNFGFNKLTGKIPSELANLKALTSLELFMNSFEGEIPAELGSLTKLESLKLYSNKLSGNIPMELMGLTNLKELLLGSNFLTGTIPNQIYALSKLEKLSVMDNRMDGEIPVEIAQLTELQELLLSSNKFSGDLPMEFMNLTKLNTFMVSDNNLNKEYISASGKNPPSLMHLELQNATATMDIEKE; encoded by the coding sequence ATGATGAAGAATTTGAAATTTATGGTTGTATGCTTTCTAGTATCAGCATATTCTTTTGCCAACATTTCCTCGAATGAAAAAGACGCTTTAATTGCTTTATATAATTCAACAAACGGTAGCGAATGGAACTCTACTTGGGATTTAAACGCTTCTGTAGATTCGTGGTACGGTGTAACTATGGAGAATGATAAAATTGTTGAATTAAATTTACCATTTAACAATCTTCAAGGACATTTGCCAAAAGAAATTGGCAACCTTGTTTATTTAAAGAAATTAAATTTTGGATTTAATAAATTAACGGGAAAAATTCCATCAGAATTAGCAAATTTAAAAGCACTGACTTCTTTAGAATTGTTTATGAATAGTTTTGAAGGTGAAATACCAGCAGAACTTGGAAGTTTAACAAAACTAGAATCATTAAAATTATACAGCAATAAGCTTTCGGGAAATATCCCGATGGAGTTGATGGGTTTAACCAATTTAAAAGAGCTTTTATTAGGGAGCAACTTTTTAACGGGCACGATTCCTAACCAAATTTACGCTTTGTCAAAATTAGAAAAGCTAAGTGTTATGGACAATAGAATGGATGGCGAAATACCAGTTGAAATTGCGCAATTAACCGAGTTGCAAGAGTTATTGTTATCAAGCAATAAATTTTCGGGCGATTTACCAATGGAGTTTATGAACTTAACTAAATTGAACACATTTATGGTAAGCGACAATAATTTAAACAAGGAATATATCAGCGCTTCCGGGAAGAATCCACCGAGTTTAATGCATTTAGAATTACAGAATGCAACGGCTACGATGGATATTGAAAAAGAATAG
- a CDS encoding ABC-F family ATP-binding cassette domain-containing protein: protein MMNIHNLSISFQGEYLFEDITFKLGNGDRVGLIGKNGAGKSTMLKILSKEMEPDSGQIAADKELKIGFLKQDIDFVFGRTVLEEAYEAFTEIKELEAKMETVNTQMAERTDYESEGYHQLMVDINELQHQYEILGGYNYQGDTEKILQGLGFKREDFNMLTDTFSGGWRMRIELAKLLLQNNDILLLDEPTNHLDIESIIWLEGFLKGYPGAVVIVSHDKMFLDNVTNRTIEISLGRIYDYPKPYTKYLVLREELRTQQLASQKNQQKQIEQTEKLIEKFRAKASKATMAQSLIKKLDKIDRIEVDEDDNSVMTLNFPVSITPGKVVVEAEGVSKNYGDNQVLKDIDLLIERDSKTAFVGQNGQGKSTLAKIIVGDIKYNGHLKLGHNVQIGYFAQNQAEYLDGNKTVQDTMIDAANETNRSKVRDILGSFLFRGDEVDKYVRVLSGGERNRLALAKLMLQPFNVLIMDEPTNHLDIKSKNVLKEALKRFEGTLILVSHDRDFLQGLTNKVYEFKDHKIREYLGDIDYYLDQRKVESLREVEKRTVVKETPKVKKQQTYEDQKKLKSLNNKLSNVESKINQIERQIKAIDASLEINYEEVTSQPNFFENYQKKKTDLEGFMQKWEDIHLEIEQLTD, encoded by the coding sequence ATGATGAACATTCATAATTTATCGATTTCGTTTCAAGGCGAATACCTATTCGAAGACATTACATTTAAACTTGGTAATGGCGATAGGGTTGGTCTTATTGGAAAAAACGGCGCTGGTAAATCGACGATGCTAAAAATTTTATCTAAGGAAATGGAACCCGATTCTGGGCAAATTGCAGCCGACAAAGAACTTAAAATCGGTTTTTTAAAGCAGGACATTGATTTTGTTTTTGGAAGAACCGTACTCGAGGAAGCTTACGAAGCTTTTACCGAAATAAAAGAATTGGAAGCCAAAATGGAAACGGTAAACACCCAAATGGCAGAACGTACCGATTATGAAAGTGAAGGCTACCACCAACTGATGGTTGATATTAACGAACTACAGCATCAATACGAGATTTTAGGCGGATACAATTACCAAGGCGATACCGAAAAGATTTTACAAGGCTTGGGTTTTAAACGCGAAGATTTTAATATGCTTACCGATACCTTTTCTGGCGGTTGGCGCATGCGTATTGAATTGGCAAAGCTTCTTCTTCAGAATAATGATATTTTATTATTGGATGAGCCTACCAATCACTTGGATATTGAATCCATAATTTGGCTTGAGGGTTTTTTAAAAGGCTACCCTGGTGCTGTGGTTATTGTGTCGCACGATAAAATGTTTTTGGATAACGTAACCAACAGAACCATTGAAATTTCGCTAGGTAGAATTTACGATTACCCCAAACCCTATACCAAGTATTTGGTATTGCGTGAAGAATTGCGAACGCAACAATTGGCATCTCAAAAAAATCAGCAAAAACAGATTGAACAGACCGAGAAACTTATTGAGAAGTTCAGGGCCAAAGCCTCAAAAGCCACCATGGCGCAGTCGCTTATAAAAAAGCTGGATAAGATTGATAGGATTGAGGTTGATGAAGACGACAATAGTGTGATGACCCTTAATTTTCCGGTTTCGATAACCCCAGGAAAAGTAGTGGTTGAGGCTGAAGGCGTATCAAAAAATTACGGTGATAACCAAGTTTTAAAAGATATTGATTTGCTTATTGAGCGCGATAGTAAAACAGCATTTGTTGGGCAAAACGGACAAGGTAAATCGACGTTAGCAAAAATTATTGTTGGCGATATAAAATATAACGGACATTTAAAGTTGGGCCATAATGTACAGATAGGCTATTTTGCGCAAAACCAAGCCGAATATTTAGATGGCAATAAAACGGTGCAGGATACCATGATTGATGCCGCAAACGAAACCAATAGAAGTAAAGTGCGCGATATTTTAGGCTCGTTTTTATTTAGGGGCGATGAGGTTGATAAGTACGTGCGTGTGCTTTCTGGAGGCGAGCGTAACCGTTTGGCATTGGCTAAATTAATGTTACAGCCTTTTAATGTTTTAATCATGGACGAGCCTACAAACCATTTGGATATTAAATCTAAAAACGTACTGAAAGAGGCTTTAAAACGATTTGAAGGCACTTTGATTTTAGTATCGCACGATCGTGATTTTTTACAAGGATTGACCAATAAGGTTTACGAATTTAAAGACCATAAAATAAGAGAATATTTAGGCGATATCGATTATTATTTAGATCAGCGTAAAGTTGAGAGTTTGCGCGAAGTTGAAAAACGCACTGTGGTTAAAGAAACTCCTAAAGTAAAAAAGCAACAAACTTACGAAGACCAGAAAAAGCTAAAGTCTTTAAATAATAAATTGAGCAATGTCGAGTCGAAGATTAATCAAATAGAACGCCAGATTAAAGCTATTGATGCATCGCTCGAAATCAATTATGAAGAAGTAACATCTCAACCCAATTTCTTTGAGAACTATCAAAAAAAGAAAACGGATTTAGAAGGTTTTATGCAAAAATGGGAAGATATCCATCTTGAAATCGAGCAACTCACCGATTAG
- a CDS encoding DUF983 domain-containing protein, which translates to MFKKGSKLYSIFTGTCPKCHEEPMFKNKNPYILTEALSMHETCSNCGTKYKIEPSFFYGSMYVSYAVGIAFATAAFVVSFFIFNASIHNVFIAIIATLIVFMPVILRLSRNIWINLFIHYDKNLAKK; encoded by the coding sequence ATGTTTAAAAAAGGATCAAAATTATATAGCATTTTTACTGGCACCTGCCCTAAATGTCATGAAGAGCCTATGTTTAAAAACAAGAATCCGTATATACTTACAGAGGCTTTAAGCATGCACGAAACTTGCTCGAATTGCGGCACCAAATACAAAATCGAACCGTCGTTTTTCTACGGCTCCATGTATGTAAGTTATGCCGTGGGCATTGCGTTTGCAACTGCAGCATTTGTAGTTTCGTTTTTTATTTTCAATGCCAGCATACATAACGTTTTTATCGCCATAATAGCAACACTCATTGTTTTTATGCCTGTTATTTTAAGGCTTTCCAGAAATATTTGGATTAACCTTTTTATACATTACGACAAAAATTTGGCTAAAAAATAA
- a CDS encoding NAD(P)/FAD-dependent oxidoreductase — MVSSQLMQVDYIIVGIGLAGISFCEQLKANNKTFVVFDDKSQQSSVVAGGLYNPIVLKRFTSVWKSKAQLHMALPMYAKLEQTLNIKLDYKIPVYRKFASLEEQNDWFSATDKPLLAEYLSTNIIKNENNAIEAPFGFGEVLQTGRIDVKCLIDAYKNELLKEQLFFEDTFNYEAIEIIENGVTYQNIKAKHMVFAEGFGVVKNPFFNTLPLVPTKGELLIIEATDLKIDFVLKSGVFLIPLHNDLYIVGATYDWDDTTNKTTDKAKDALLSKLKKLIRCPFKVVNQVAGIRPTVKDRRPLVGQHATYKNMYVLNGLGTRGVMIGPYVAQQLYQFIENDVPLENEVDIKRFTN, encoded by the coding sequence ATGGTATCTTCGCAACTTATGCAAGTAGATTACATTATAGTCGGCATCGGATTAGCAGGTATTAGTTTTTGCGAACAGTTAAAGGCCAATAACAAAACATTCGTGGTTTTTGATGATAAATCGCAGCAATCATCTGTAGTTGCGGGCGGTCTGTACAATCCCATTGTGTTAAAACGATTCACATCGGTTTGGAAAAGCAAAGCGCAATTACATATGGCATTGCCCATGTACGCCAAATTGGAGCAAACACTCAACATAAAATTGGATTATAAAATTCCGGTGTATCGAAAATTTGCATCGCTGGAGGAACAGAACGATTGGTTTTCAGCAACTGATAAACCCCTGTTGGCTGAGTACCTTTCAACAAATATTATTAAAAATGAAAATAACGCCATTGAGGCGCCTTTTGGTTTTGGCGAAGTGTTGCAAACGGGTAGAATTGACGTAAAATGTTTAATAGATGCTTATAAAAACGAACTTTTAAAAGAGCAACTATTTTTTGAAGACACTTTTAATTATGAGGCTATTGAAATTATTGAAAATGGTGTAACATATCAAAACATTAAAGCAAAACATATGGTGTTTGCTGAAGGTTTTGGGGTTGTTAAAAATCCGTTTTTTAATACTTTACCCTTGGTGCCAACAAAAGGTGAACTTTTAATAATCGAAGCAACAGATTTAAAGATAGATTTCGTGCTTAAATCTGGTGTGTTTTTAATTCCGTTGCATAATGATTTATATATTGTTGGTGCCACCTACGACTGGGACGATACCACAAATAAAACGACTGATAAAGCCAAAGATGCCCTTTTAAGCAAGCTTAAAAAGTTAATTAGGTGCCCGTTTAAAGTGGTTAATCAAGTGGCGGGAATACGGCCGACCGTAAAAGACAGACGCCCCTTGGTTGGCCAACATGCCACCTATAAAAATATGTATGTTTTAAACGGGTTGGGCACACGAGGCGTTATGATTGGCCCTTATGTGGCGCAGCAGCTGTACCAATTTATTGAAAACGATGTGCCTTTAGAAAATGAAGTTGATATTAAACGTTTTACCAATTAA
- the gldN gene encoding gliding motility protein GldN, with protein sequence MNLKSFLLTVTTVFTVSGVMAQANILNAKSPEEIGVRTEAQKAVDNDKPLEYGYVDDRDVLFAKMVWEKIVLDERSNFPLYYPIDTNNIGKNRRSLYDVLMKSVKDGKIKNIYDDSYFTTKRTLKDIEAALTMIDTTELGIEQLNAGEELSPEYINRRDITAADIKEYHIKGLWYFDKRQSEMKYRLLGIAPVAPDVNFIDTDEPDLVPLFWVFFPDAREVLHEAKSFNNENSSIPFSFDHILNSRRFHGYIYKEENVQGDRTISEYVSDNALMQLLESERIKDKIRDFELDMWTY encoded by the coding sequence ATGAACTTAAAAAGTTTTTTATTAACCGTAACAACTGTTTTTACAGTGTCTGGTGTAATGGCACAAGCTAATATACTAAACGCCAAAAGCCCTGAGGAAATTGGGGTGCGAACAGAGGCCCAAAAAGCAGTCGATAACGATAAACCTTTGGAATATGGCTACGTTGACGATAGAGACGTTCTTTTCGCTAAAATGGTTTGGGAAAAGATTGTTTTGGATGAGCGTTCTAATTTTCCGTTGTACTATCCTATCGATACTAATAATATCGGTAAAAACAGACGTTCGTTGTACGATGTGCTTATGAAAAGCGTAAAAGACGGAAAAATAAAAAACATTTATGATGATTCGTACTTTACAACTAAGCGGACTTTAAAAGATATTGAAGCGGCCTTAACCATGATTGATACAACCGAATTGGGTATCGAGCAATTAAATGCCGGTGAAGAGTTGTCTCCGGAGTATATTAACAGACGTGATATTACGGCTGCTGATATTAAAGAATATCATATTAAAGGCCTTTGGTATTTTGATAAGCGTCAATCGGAAATGAAATACCGTTTATTAGGCATTGCACCAGTGGCACCCGATGTGAATTTTATTGATACGGACGAGCCAGATTTAGTACCTCTATTTTGGGTGTTTTTCCCAGATGCCAGAGAGGTGCTTCACGAAGCAAAATCGTTTAATAACGAGAACAGCTCCATCCCTTTTTCTTTCGATCATATATTGAATTCGAGACGTTTTCACGGATATATATATAAAGAAGAAAATGTACAAGGCGATAGAACAATTAGCGAATATGTATCTGATAATGCATTAATGCAACTGTTGGAATCTGAACGTATCAAAGATAAAATTCGAGATTTCGAATTGGATATGTGGACCTATTAA
- the gldM gene encoding gliding motility protein GldM: MAGGNLSPRQKMINLMYLIFIAMLALNMSKEVLSAFGLMNERLVESNEAAEARNNNFVASLKLKAEEQPEKYEPLKADAEKLHKLATDFDSYLAELKGKMQATVDDPTDYEIMDKGDYLDQNFFKGDKIKPEGQEFLSQINTFREGVVSLLEGKKGMENVIKDVKEKFNTDQEINRDGIKVDWLDYHYKGFPLVASLTKMTQLQADVKTTESEVLSNMLQGTLSSEVSMTNYTTLMETSKSAYFNGEQFDGQIVLGRKDASTKPSRVELTLDGRPLSENQYTIEDGKVKLKIGTGGVGEHKIEGKLIFDQDGEEIEVPVNSSFATVAKPNAATISADKMNVVYRGVKNPMTISFAGIPDNKVSASAQGLSRKSGSSYVMDATRIKGREVTINVTGTLPDGGRVSDNAKFRIKDLPKPTGTVRGEDGALKMQRNSLEISTIGAKFDDFDFELPLRVTGFKFKVPGQPTINVNGNKLDSRAKGALRKAKRGSGVQIFDIEAKASGVSVILKKVSPVFVELTN, from the coding sequence ATGGCAGGAGGAAATTTATCACCACGACAGAAAATGATTAATCTGATGTATTTAATATTTATAGCAATGCTAGCTTTAAATATGTCGAAAGAAGTGCTTTCAGCCTTCGGATTAATGAACGAAAGACTTGTAGAGTCAAACGAAGCCGCCGAGGCTCGTAACAATAATTTTGTAGCAAGTTTAAAACTCAAAGCAGAGGAGCAGCCTGAAAAATACGAGCCTTTAAAAGCCGATGCAGAGAAATTGCATAAGTTGGCTACGGATTTCGATAGTTATTTAGCAGAGCTAAAAGGCAAAATGCAAGCCACTGTTGATGATCCTACCGATTACGAAATAATGGACAAAGGCGATTACCTTGACCAAAATTTCTTTAAAGGCGATAAAATAAAACCAGAAGGTCAAGAGTTTTTAAGCCAAATCAATACTTTTAGAGAAGGCGTGGTATCTTTATTGGAAGGTAAGAAAGGAATGGAAAACGTTATTAAAGACGTTAAGGAGAAATTCAATACCGATCAAGAAATCAATAGAGATGGCATAAAGGTAGATTGGTTGGATTACCACTACAAAGGCTTTCCTTTGGTAGCATCGTTAACTAAAATGACACAGCTTCAAGCGGATGTAAAAACAACTGAATCTGAAGTTTTAAGCAACATGTTGCAAGGTACACTTTCCAGTGAGGTATCAATGACCAACTACACCACATTAATGGAGACTTCAAAGTCAGCTTACTTTAACGGTGAGCAGTTTGACGGACAAATTGTGTTAGGACGTAAAGATGCTTCTACAAAACCTAGTAGAGTAGAATTGACTTTAGACGGCAGACCGCTATCTGAAAATCAATATACTATTGAAGATGGTAAAGTGAAATTAAAAATAGGAACCGGCGGTGTTGGCGAACATAAAATTGAGGGTAAATTAATTTTCGACCAAGATGGTGAAGAAATTGAAGTGCCTGTAAATTCATCATTCGCAACCGTTGCAAAACCAAATGCAGCAACTATTTCAGCTGATAAAATGAACGTGGTTTATAGAGGTGTAAAAAACCCAATGACTATTTCATTTGCTGGTATTCCTGATAATAAAGTATCTGCAAGTGCTCAAGGTTTATCAAGAAAATCTGGAAGTAGCTATGTTATGGATGCGACAAGAATTAAAGGAAGAGAAGTTACTATTAACGTAACTGGTACTTTGCCAGACGGTGGTAGAGTAAGCGATAACGCAAAATTCAGAATTAAGGATTTACCAAAACCAACAGGTACGGTAAGAGGTGAAGATGGGGCATTGAAAATGCAACGTAACAGCCTTGAAATATCTACTATTGGTGCTAAATTTGACGATTTCGATTTCGAATTACCATTACGTGTTACAGGATTTAAATTTAAAGTTCCTGGGCAACCCACAATAAATGTTAACGGAAACAAGTTAGATAGTAGAGCCAAAGGTGCTTTACGTAAAGCTAAACGTGGTTCTGGAGTTCAAATATTCGATATTGAAGCTAAAGCCAGTGGTGTTAGCGTGATCCTTAAAAAAGTATCGCCAGTATTTGTTGAGCTTACAAACTAG
- the gldL gene encoding gliding motility protein GldL translates to MAQSKASKRFMNMAYGLGASIVIVGALFKIIHFEIGPLTGNVMLTLGLVTEAIIFAISAFEPVDEDLDWSLVYPELAGGQADKKEKENPQGLLSKKLDELLKDAKIDGELMASLGDSIKNFEGAAKNISSTVESVEASKKYGEELTLAAAQMESLNSLYKVQLESINKQAAINEESVENAAKLKEQMQSLASNLSSLNGVYGGMLTAMNKN, encoded by the coding sequence ATGGCACAGTCAAAAGCAAGTAAAAGATTTATGAATATGGCTTACGGATTAGGAGCATCAATTGTAATTGTTGGCGCCCTGTTCAAAATTATTCACTTTGAAATAGGTCCTTTAACAGGTAACGTAATGTTAACCTTGGGTCTTGTAACCGAAGCAATTATTTTTGCAATATCGGCATTCGAACCAGTAGACGAAGATTTAGATTGGTCTTTAGTGTATCCAGAATTAGCTGGAGGACAGGCTGATAAAAAAGAAAAAGAAAACCCACAGGGACTTTTATCTAAGAAATTAGACGAGCTTTTAAAAGATGCCAAAATTGATGGCGAACTAATGGCTAGTTTAGGCGACAGCATTAAAAACTTTGAAGGTGCCGCAAAAAACATATCTTCTACGGTAGAGTCGGTTGAAGCTTCTAAAAAGTACGGTGAAGAGCTAACCCTTGCTGCTGCACAGATGGAGTCTTTAAACAGCCTGTATAAAGTACAGTTGGAAAGCATCAATAAACAAGCAGCCATTAACGAAGAGTCTGTAGAAAATGCTGCTAAATTAAAAGAGCAAATGCAATCTTTAGCGTCAAATTTATCGTCGTTAAACGGCGTGTACGGTGGTATGTTAACTGCAATGAACAAAAACTAA
- the gldK gene encoding gliding motility lipoprotein GldK, producing MDMKKFILLTAVLTLLASCGSKDRGELVGVKGKKWHPEKPYGMELVPGGAFIMGKADDDLAGIHDAPAKTVTVRALYMDATEITNSEYRQFVNWVRDSIVRMKLAVLADEVGKIPEDGGIGEYAFKDADTANMSVYEKYMFENYTGLGPTGYEGRKINHDVDLIFDTAEYPDEYYTEVMDTMYLPLEESYNGQRTWDVKRFKFQYSYMDIQEAARNRGVKRSEVIKKEALPIYPDTTVWIRDFAYSYNEPMHNDYFWHDAYSEYPVVGITWKQAKAFCEWRTINKNAYQKSKGAAFVNRFRLPSEAEWEYAARGGLQAATYPWGGPYTKSDRGCFLANFKPVRGDYAADQALYTVEAKSYEPNDYNLYNMAGNVSEWVNASYDPNSYEYTSTINPSVNDNNNQRKVVRGGSWKDVAYFLQVSTRDYEYADSARSYIGFRTVQDYMGTQVTGQ from the coding sequence ATGGATATGAAGAAGTTTATTTTATTAACCGCAGTATTAACATTACTAGCTAGTTGTGGCTCTAAAGATAGAGGTGAATTAGTAGGTGTTAAAGGTAAAAAATGGCACCCAGAAAAGCCGTATGGAATGGAACTTGTTCCTGGTGGCGCATTTATAATGGGTAAAGCCGACGACGATCTTGCCGGCATACATGATGCTCCCGCAAAAACAGTGACTGTTAGAGCGCTATATATGGACGCTACCGAAATCACTAATAGCGAGTACCGCCAATTTGTAAATTGGGTGAGAGATTCTATAGTAAGAATGAAGCTTGCTGTTTTAGCCGATGAGGTTGGAAAAATTCCAGAAGATGGAGGAATTGGAGAATATGCTTTTAAAGATGCCGATACGGCAAACATGTCGGTTTACGAAAAATACATGTTCGAAAACTATACTGGTTTAGGACCAACAGGTTACGAGGGAAGAAAAATAAACCACGATGTCGATTTAATTTTTGATACGGCCGAATATCCAGATGAGTATTATACAGAGGTTATGGATACCATGTATTTGCCATTGGAGGAATCATATAATGGTCAGCGTACCTGGGATGTTAAAAGGTTTAAGTTCCAATATAGTTATATGGATATTCAAGAAGCTGCACGTAACAGAGGTGTTAAACGTAGTGAAGTAATTAAGAAAGAAGCATTACCTATTTATCCAGACACCACAGTATGGATTAGAGATTTTGCTTATTCGTATAACGAGCCCATGCATAACGATTATTTTTGGCACGATGCTTATAGCGAGTATCCAGTTGTGGGGATAACTTGGAAACAAGCCAAAGCCTTTTGTGAGTGGAGAACCATTAACAAAAACGCTTATCAGAAATCTAAAGGAGCAGCCTTTGTAAATAGATTCAGATTACCATCTGAAGCAGAATGGGAGTACGCCGCCAGAGGTGGTCTGCAAGCGGCAACATACCCTTGGGGCGGGCCTTACACAAAAAGCGACCGAGGTTGTTTTCTGGCAAACTTTAAACCTGTTCGTGGCGATTATGCAGCAGATCAAGCATTGTACACCGTAGAAGCTAAATCTTACGAGCCTAACGATTATAACTTATACAATATGGCCGGTAATGTTTCAGAATGGGTAAATGCATCTTACGATCCAAACTCATACGAATACACGTCAACAATTAATCCAAGTGTAAACGATAACAACAATCAACGTAAAGTTGTTAGAGGTGGTTCTTGGAAAGATGTGGCATACTTTTTACAAGTAAGTACAAGAGATTACGAATATGCAGATTCTGCAAGAAGTTATATAGGTTTCAGAACCGTACAAGATTACATGGGGACACAAGTAACTGGTCAGTAA
- a CDS encoding formimidoylglutamase — MNFNFLAPVSDLVVAHNELLSSQALGRKIRIHSAQNGIPDLDGVNIAILGVLENRNDVNYIGEEFQLNEIRKSLYALFPGSWSTTVADLGNIDKGESVEDTYFALKEAITILVKRKIIPLILGGSQDLTYANYRAYDALIPMVNVVNVDSKFNLGDSAKPIKNNSFVGKIILDEPYNLFNYATIGYQTYFNSQEEIDLMDKLYFESYRLGQVSNDITIVEPVLRDANIVSIDLSAVKASELSINQKFSPNGLDGKEICAIARYAGISNKVSSFGIYEYKPSKDDEITSLLIAQMIWYFIEGVNFRVKDDDFSDEKSYQKFIALVDEQELVFYKSVKTGRWWIEIPFLSEVNNKLKRHTLLPCMHQDYLDACKNKVPERWYKAFQKNCI, encoded by the coding sequence ATGAACTTTAATTTTCTTGCACCTGTTTCAGATTTGGTTGTAGCGCATAACGAGTTACTCTCATCGCAGGCGTTGGGACGGAAAATACGAATTCATTCTGCTCAAAATGGTATCCCAGATTTAGATGGTGTTAATATTGCGATCCTCGGTGTTTTAGAAAATAGAAACGACGTAAATTATATTGGCGAAGAATTTCAACTTAACGAAATCAGAAAATCGCTGTATGCCCTTTTTCCCGGAAGTTGGAGTACTACTGTTGCCGATTTAGGTAATATAGACAAGGGCGAAAGTGTTGAAGATACTTATTTTGCATTAAAAGAAGCCATTACCATATTGGTTAAAAGGAAAATAATCCCGCTTATTTTGGGTGGCTCTCAAGATTTAACCTATGCCAATTATAGGGCTTACGATGCCTTAATACCCATGGTTAACGTGGTAAATGTAGATAGCAAATTTAATTTAGGCGATTCGGCAAAACCCATAAAAAACAACAGTTTTGTTGGGAAGATTATTTTAGACGAACCCTACAACCTGTTTAATTATGCCACCATAGGCTACCAAACCTATTTTAATTCGCAGGAAGAAATCGATTTGATGGATAAGCTTTATTTTGAATCGTATAGATTGGGTCAAGTGTCAAACGATATAACCATTGTCGAGCCGGTACTGCGCGATGCCAATATTGTAAGTATCGATTTAAGCGCCGTAAAAGCGTCAGAGCTTAGCATCAACCAAAAATTTTCACCCAACGGTTTAGATGGTAAAGAAATTTGTGCCATTGCACGTTATGCAGGTATAAGTAATAAGGTGTCGTCGTTCGGAATTTATGAATATAAACCATCAAAAGACGACGAAATTACATCACTCCTAATTGCCCAAATGATTTGGTACTTTATCGAAGGTGTTAATTTTAGAGTGAAAGATGATGATTTCTCAGATGAAAAAAGCTATCAAAAATTCATTGCTTTGGTCGATGAGCAAGAACTGGTGTTTTACAAGAGTGTAAAAACAGGCCGGTGGTGGATTGAGATTCCTTTTTTATCAGAAGTCAATAATAAATTAAAAAGGCATACGTTATTACCTTGCATGCATCAAGATTATTTGGATGCCTGCAAAAATAAGGTGCCAGAACGGTGGTATAAAGCATTTCAAAAGAATTGTATCTAA